From one Haloferax marinisediminis genomic stretch:
- a CDS encoding S8 family serine peptidase produces the protein MTDYTTISRRQLLRITGASIALGGVGTGVAGAEEGRYIVGVNSNAGLREARRRAASVKRVLDFGGIGTAVAGQFSQSALRGLSNRPDVRYIEPDGVMHAIGGPSDIDSSDAEIPWGVDRVDAEKVHESTTGDGAHIAIIDSGIDNDHPDLSGNLGDGIAYTVGPRWRDDSSTDPRDWDDGNGHGTHCAGIAAAVNNGNGVVGVSTRSTLHAVKVLDNSGSGSYSDVAAGIAYVADRGWDVGSLSLGGGLSSTIEDACNYAYGKGVLLVAAAGNDGEDVANSAPAAYPSVVAVSATSDDDSVPSWSNFGDEIELAAPGVNIYSTYKGGGYATLSGTSMACPHVSGAAGLLMSTGLSHTDARTRLQSSAEDIGASGRDTYYGYGLLDVEAALGGASDGGSGDDGSSDTTAPSAPSNLTSPTQTDTTVDLSWDASTDDTGVAYYTVYVGSTAWGTTTETSETVTGLAADTSYDCFVTATDAAGNESAQSNTITVTTNTAGGTPPTVTSFSVQSGSPNNPHADVELSWRVSGSPESVALELYDGSISSGESPIQTWSVASEGSLVYQEKFASPKAYTARIVATNAAGTDEETKTVQA, from the coding sequence ATGACAGATTACACCACAATCAGCCGTCGGCAGTTGCTCAGAATAACAGGTGCTAGCATTGCACTTGGGGGAGTTGGGACGGGCGTCGCGGGCGCCGAAGAAGGACGTTACATCGTCGGCGTGAATTCGAACGCAGGTCTCAGAGAGGCACGACGGCGTGCGGCATCGGTCAAACGCGTTCTCGATTTCGGCGGTATCGGGACGGCCGTCGCCGGACAGTTCTCACAGTCCGCACTTCGAGGCCTCTCGAACCGTCCCGACGTTCGGTACATCGAACCAGACGGTGTCATGCACGCGATCGGCGGCCCCAGTGACATCGACAGCAGCGACGCGGAGATTCCGTGGGGCGTCGACCGCGTCGACGCAGAGAAGGTACACGAGAGCACGACGGGAGACGGTGCGCACATCGCGATTATCGACAGTGGCATCGACAACGACCACCCGGACCTCTCGGGGAACCTCGGAGACGGAATCGCCTACACGGTCGGCCCTCGATGGCGCGACGACTCCAGTACCGACCCGAGAGACTGGGACGACGGAAACGGTCACGGGACGCATTGCGCAGGCATCGCCGCCGCAGTCAACAACGGGAACGGTGTCGTGGGTGTTTCGACACGGTCGACGTTGCACGCCGTGAAGGTGCTCGATAACAGCGGCAGTGGGTCCTACTCCGACGTCGCCGCGGGCATCGCGTACGTCGCAGACCGTGGGTGGGATGTGGGAAGTCTGAGTCTCGGAGGTGGACTCTCCAGCACCATCGAAGACGCGTGTAACTACGCGTATGGGAAGGGCGTGCTGTTAGTTGCCGCAGCAGGCAACGACGGTGAAGACGTCGCAAACAGCGCCCCAGCAGCGTACCCATCTGTCGTCGCGGTGAGTGCCACGAGCGACGACGATTCGGTTCCGAGCTGGTCGAACTTCGGCGACGAAATCGAACTGGCCGCACCGGGCGTCAACATCTACTCCACGTACAAAGGCGGTGGCTACGCGACACTGTCCGGAACGTCGATGGCGTGTCCACACGTCTCGGGAGCAGCAGGGCTCTTGATGAGCACCGGGCTTTCGCACACGGACGCACGAACTCGCCTGCAATCGTCGGCAGAAGATATCGGGGCCAGTGGCCGCGACACGTACTACGGATACGGTCTCCTCGACGTCGAAGCTGCGCTCGGTGGGGCGAGTGATGGCGGGTCAGGCGATGACGGGTCGTCAGATACGACTGCCCCGTCGGCACCGTCGAATTTGACGTCACCCACCCAAACAGACACGACAGTCGACCTGAGTTGGGATGCTTCGACAGACGACACCGGCGTGGCGTACTACACCGTCTACGTCGGCAGCACAGCGTGGGGAACTACGACAGAGACGTCTGAGACAGTGACGGGCCTCGCCGCAGACACGTCGTACGACTGCTTCGTCACTGCCACCGACGCCGCAGGAAACGAATCTGCACAGAGTAACACGATTACCGTGACCACCAACACGGCCGGCGGGACGCCGCCGACGGTCACCTCGTTCAGCGTGCAATCTGGAAGTCCGAACAACCCACACGCGGACGTGGAACTGTCGTGGCGCGTCTCTGGGTCGCCCGAGTCGGTGGCGCTCGAACTGTACGACGGGTCCATCAGTTCAGGAGAGTCGCCGATTCAGACGTGGAGCGTCGCGAGCGAAGGGAGCCTCGTCTACCAAGAGAAGTTCGCCTCTCCGAAGGCGTACACCGCTCGAATCGTCGCGACGAACGCCGCAGGCACCGACGAGGAGACGAAGACAGTACAGGCCTGA
- a CDS encoding DUF2270 domain-containing protein produces MSAEREREPHPRPPDSHIGADLFDETMGPGSSFAHLYRGEIHRMKSWRERLDRTSNWAITLMAGILTWSFSAQTHPHYIILLGLVTLSIFLGIESRRFRAYDIWRSRVRMFQQNVFAYALDPMGGVVDENWRQKLGSDYRTPNMKIPFEEAVAHRLRRVYLPLFLVMLVAWVIQLTTYTDHASLVANAGVGSVPGTVTVAIVAAFYATIVAIAFRPRDWNVNGELIPSDVTGWEPPERDET; encoded by the coding sequence ATGTCTGCCGAGAGGGAGCGCGAACCCCACCCGAGGCCGCCCGATTCACACATCGGTGCGGACCTCTTCGACGAGACCATGGGTCCGGGGTCGTCGTTCGCCCACCTGTACCGCGGAGAGATACACCGGATGAAATCCTGGCGCGAGCGGTTAGACCGGACGAGCAACTGGGCGATTACGCTGATGGCGGGGATTCTCACGTGGTCGTTCTCTGCACAGACACACCCACACTACATCATCCTGCTCGGCCTCGTGACGCTGAGTATCTTCCTCGGAATCGAGTCGCGCCGCTTCCGTGCGTACGACATCTGGCGCTCCCGCGTCAGGATGTTCCAACAGAACGTCTTCGCGTACGCACTCGACCCGATGGGCGGTGTCGTCGACGAGAACTGGCGACAGAAACTGGGCAGCGACTACCGAACGCCGAACATGAAGATTCCGTTCGAAGAGGCGGTTGCACACCGGCTTCGGCGGGTGTATCTCCCACTGTTCCTCGTGATGCTCGTCGCGTGGGTTATCCAGTTGACCACGTACACTGACCACGCGAGTCTGGTCGCCAACGCAGGCGTCGGAAGCGTTCCGGGGACCGTCACCGTCGCCATCGTAGCGGCGTTCTACGCGACGATCGTCGCCATCGCGTTCCGGCCACGGGACTGGAACGTCAACGGCGAACTCATCCCGAGTGACGTGACCGGATGGGAACCGCCCGAACGCGACGAGACCTAG
- a CDS encoding GNAT family N-acetyltransferase, which yields MEIQELTLDEWAAVAERKRLGVFHMPDVLSVIDDHTDAEMRLLGGFDGKQLVGMLPLFLHKYPGVRLALSPPPAVNMSRMGPVVMINSPKLRKQERLNQEFTEAVLNELDRYKGIMLYYMILDTTYTDPRPYRWAGFRFEPRYTYQLDLRDRGADEVIAGFSRNLRWEIQNFDDHSVEVSLGGVGDALRVYDDTKARFAEQGAKFPVSRAFTRDLISTLDDSARVYTATGPDGEYLGGITVLYSDTTAYFWLGGTRANYQNQSVNSFLHWQIIQDILSDPTLESVERYDLGRAAVKRLGRYKSKFNPELVPYYEIKSSRLIDLAKEAYKLVSY from the coding sequence ATGGAAATACAAGAACTCACACTCGACGAGTGGGCAGCCGTCGCTGAGAGGAAACGCCTCGGTGTGTTTCATATGCCCGACGTACTGTCCGTTATCGACGACCACACTGATGCGGAGATGCGCCTCCTCGGAGGGTTCGATGGCAAACAACTGGTCGGGATGCTTCCGCTCTTCTTGCACAAGTATCCGGGGGTACGACTCGCACTTTCTCCCCCACCGGCAGTGAACATGTCGCGGATGGGGCCAGTCGTGATGATAAATAGCCCCAAGCTCCGGAAGCAAGAACGCCTCAATCAGGAATTCACTGAAGCGGTCCTGAACGAACTCGACCGCTACAAAGGAATCATGCTGTACTACATGATTCTCGACACGACGTACACCGACCCACGGCCGTACCGATGGGCTGGATTCAGATTCGAACCGCGGTATACCTATCAGCTCGATTTGCGAGACAGGGGCGCCGACGAGGTCATAGCTGGGTTCTCACGCAACCTCCGTTGGGAAATCCAAAACTTCGACGACCATTCGGTTGAGGTATCTCTCGGTGGGGTTGGTGACGCTCTTCGAGTCTACGACGACACGAAAGCGCGATTCGCTGAACAGGGAGCAAAATTCCCGGTTTCGCGGGCGTTCACACGTGACCTCATTTCGACGCTCGACGACTCCGCCCGAGTCTACACCGCCACAGGCCCAGACGGCGAGTACCTCGGAGGAATCACGGTTCTGTACTCCGATACGACGGCCTACTTCTGGCTCGGTGGCACACGGGCGAACTACCAAAACCAGAGTGTCAACAGTTTCCTCCACTGGCAGATAATTCAGGACATCCTCTCTGACCCCACGCTCGAGAGCGTCGAACGGTACGACCTCGGAAGGGCTGCAGTCAAGCGACTCGGCCGGTACAAGAGCAAGTTCAATCCAGAACTCGTTCCCTACTACGAGATCAAATCGAGCAGGCTCATCGACCTCGCCAAAGAGGCCTATAAACTCGTCTCGTACTGA
- a CDS encoding VanZ family protein, giving the protein MTIVARLRERPRSTLVVVGYALVVLVVSVIPTPPGGLSPSGPLGLVGVDKWVHGIGYAGLSLGLGFASQARRPAEIRTVVVVASCYGACIELVQATLPYRSFSLADMGANVVGAVLGGVLWYVVVRPHVGR; this is encoded by the coding sequence GTGACCATCGTCGCCCGTCTCAGAGAGCGCCCCCGCAGCACCCTCGTCGTCGTTGGGTACGCCCTCGTCGTCCTCGTCGTCTCGGTGATACCGACGCCGCCGGGAGGCCTCTCCCCGAGCGGACCACTTGGACTGGTCGGCGTCGACAAGTGGGTCCACGGGATTGGATACGCCGGACTCAGCCTCGGGCTTGGGTTCGCCAGTCAGGCACGGCGACCTGCAGAGATACGCACCGTAGTCGTGGTCGCCAGCTGCTACGGCGCGTGCATCGAACTCGTGCAGGCGACACTCCCGTATCGGTCGTTCAGCCTCGCAGACATGGGTGCCAACGTCGTCGGTGCGGTACTCGGCGGCGTACTCTGGTACGTCGTCGTCCGCCCCCATGTGGGGAGGTAG
- a CDS encoding winged helix-turn-helix domain-containing protein, with amino-acid sequence MNTSSTLAANGIPGVDSQHQDVADTSVVLSALSDDDNRRLLAACDDAPRTAQECAEVCDIPLSSVYRKLGQLSEASLLDEGRRIQTAAHHPREFSTRFDTLSFSFGETGVSVDFRQVATDGGQDGTER; translated from the coding sequence ATGAACACGTCGAGTACCCTCGCCGCAAACGGAATTCCAGGTGTCGACTCTCAGCACCAAGACGTCGCCGACACGTCTGTCGTCCTCTCGGCCCTCAGCGACGACGACAATCGGCGTCTCCTCGCCGCGTGCGACGACGCGCCACGGACCGCACAGGAGTGCGCCGAAGTGTGCGATATTCCACTGTCGAGTGTCTACCGCAAACTCGGACAACTCTCCGAGGCGTCGCTCCTCGACGAGGGACGCCGCATTCAGACTGCCGCACACCACCCACGAGAGTTCTCGACCCGATTCGACACGCTCTCGTTCTCGTTCGGTGAAACCGGTGTCTCGGTGGACTTCCGACAGGTCGCGACCGACGGCGGCCAAGACGGTACGGAGCGCTGA
- a CDS encoding peroxiredoxin-like family protein, giving the protein MQSADENVEALVTKAEAEWMKRYETGPSRLRWTELPVQVGDDAPDAELADLNGEMRSLSGFWAEQPTIVMFWRHFGCNCGIERAERLATEYGDYRDAGAEVVVVTQAEPARSAEYAERRGIECPVLCDPGRETYDAFGLLDYDLPQVFQGAPDEFLALDPEAGAGLAADRREMGQNMVDNPWQQAGEFLVDTDGHIQVSHRYQYCEDYPDPGVFLTALRMLE; this is encoded by the coding sequence ATGCAGAGTGCTGACGAGAACGTCGAGGCGCTGGTGACGAAGGCAGAAGCCGAGTGGATGAAGCGATACGAAACGGGCCCGTCGCGCCTCCGATGGACCGAACTCCCGGTGCAGGTTGGCGACGACGCGCCGGACGCCGAACTGGCAGACTTGAATGGAGAGATGCGGTCACTGAGTGGGTTCTGGGCCGAACAACCGACAATCGTGATGTTCTGGCGGCACTTCGGGTGTAACTGCGGAATCGAACGTGCAGAGCGATTAGCAACGGAGTACGGCGACTACCGCGACGCGGGCGCGGAAGTGGTCGTAGTGACGCAAGCCGAGCCTGCACGGTCGGCCGAGTACGCCGAACGACGTGGCATCGAGTGTCCCGTCCTCTGTGACCCGGGACGAGAGACGTACGACGCGTTCGGACTGTTGGATTACGACCTCCCGCAAGTGTTCCAAGGCGCACCCGACGAGTTCCTCGCGCTGGACCCCGAGGCGGGCGCTGGCTTAGCCGCCGACCGGCGTGAGATGGGACAGAATATGGTCGACAACCCGTGGCAACAGGCAGGCGAATTCCTCGTCGATACGGACGGTCACATTCAGGTGAGCCACCGGTACCAGTACTGCGAGGACTACCCCGACCCGGGCGTCTTCCTGACTGCGCTTCGGATGCTCGAGTGA
- a CDS encoding cold-shock protein: MAKGKVDFFNDTGGYGFISTDDADDDVFFHMEDVGGPDLEEGQEVEFDIEDAPKGPRATNVKRL; this comes from the coding sequence ATGGCGAAAGGTAAAGTTGATTTCTTCAACGACACTGGCGGTTACGGTTTCATTTCTACTGACGACGCGGACGACGACGTGTTCTTCCACATGGAAGACGTTGGCGGCCCGGACCTCGAAGAGGGACAGGAAGTCGAATTCGACATCGAAGACGCCCCGAAGGGCCCGCGCGCGACGAACGTCAAGCGCCTCTAA
- a CDS encoding DUF7560 family zinc ribbon protein, translating to MSDATDFTFVCPECAESMVVNAPMRDALIDNGCVICGSSVSDQSFSHA from the coding sequence ATGAGCGACGCAACGGACTTCACCTTCGTCTGCCCGGAATGTGCTGAGTCGATGGTGGTCAACGCTCCGATGCGTGACGCACTCATCGACAACGGGTGTGTCATCTGTGGGTCGTCCGTCTCGGACCAATCGTTCTCTCACGCCTGA
- a CDS encoding helix-turn-helix domain-containing protein, which produces MPAGIRATVEFDSPSICQITSIAYSTDSVVNSVSTSVAPTPETVSVTEFVIDSDEVPDDTSVEPIFSYGNKHLFRITHDGSVNCPCECLGEFGCPIDRYFTQRGTLTLVFHAADYEQLQGVIGELRERFPEVDIKRLVRSPTGESPEDNIFVDRGKLTARQLEVLQTAYEMGYFERPRRANATEVAAALDISQSTFSEHLAAAQTKLLGDILEEG; this is translated from the coding sequence ATGCCTGCTGGGATTCGTGCGACTGTCGAGTTCGATTCGCCGTCCATCTGCCAGATTACCTCGATTGCGTATTCGACTGACTCCGTCGTCAACTCTGTTTCTACCAGCGTCGCACCGACGCCCGAGACGGTGAGCGTCACCGAGTTCGTCATCGACTCCGACGAGGTTCCCGACGATACGTCGGTCGAACCCATCTTCTCGTACGGGAACAAGCATCTGTTCCGAATCACGCACGACGGCAGCGTGAACTGTCCGTGCGAGTGTCTCGGTGAGTTTGGCTGCCCAATCGACCGCTACTTCACACAGCGCGGTACGCTGACGCTCGTCTTCCACGCGGCCGACTACGAACAACTGCAAGGCGTCATTGGAGAACTCCGCGAACGGTTCCCGGAGGTGGACATCAAACGACTCGTCAGGTCTCCCACGGGCGAGTCACCAGAGGACAACATCTTCGTCGACCGAGGGAAACTCACGGCCCGACAACTCGAAGTGCTCCAGACGGCCTACGAGATGGGCTACTTCGAACGCCCACGGCGGGCAAACGCGACCGAAGTGGCGGCAGCACTCGACATCAGTCAATCGACGTTTTCGGAGCATCTTGCGGCCGCACAGACGAAACTTCTCGGCGATATCCTCGAAGAAGGCTAA
- a CDS encoding winged helix-turn-helix domain-containing protein, with protein sequence MSQASPPSSVRSFTPSSSDETVVDDQETMDVLFDVLDDESCRCILEATDGTALSASEIAESCDLPLSTTYRKLEPLTDAGLLSKRLRISRAGKHTAEYERAVDDVTVSVTSSGLEVRVTHRDVAQGSTITA encoded by the coding sequence ATGAGTCAGGCATCGCCCCCATCGTCCGTTCGCTCTTTCACTCCCAGTTCGTCCGACGAAACCGTCGTCGACGACCAAGAGACGATGGATGTCCTCTTCGATGTGCTCGACGACGAAAGCTGCCGGTGCATCCTCGAAGCCACCGACGGAACCGCACTGTCCGCGAGTGAAATCGCCGAGTCGTGTGACCTCCCACTCTCGACGACGTACCGCAAACTCGAACCCCTCACCGACGCTGGCCTCCTCTCGAAGCGACTGCGTATCTCTCGCGCCGGAAAACACACCGCCGAGTACGAGCGCGCCGTCGACGACGTCACTGTCTCCGTCACGTCGTCTGGACTCGAAGTGCGCGTCACGCACCGTGACGTTGCACAAGGGTCGACTATCACCGCGTAA
- a CDS encoding DUF7560 family zinc ribbon protein has translation MSGITADEFEFECPQCGEQFEVNGGMRDALLERGCPVCTSTVSGTAFTPLSSR, from the coding sequence ATGTCCGGGATAACAGCAGACGAATTCGAGTTCGAATGCCCACAGTGCGGAGAACAGTTCGAAGTCAACGGCGGGATGCGAGATGCACTGCTCGAGCGCGGCTGCCCTGTCTGTACGTCTACCGTCTCTGGCACCGCGTTCACTCCGCTGTCCTCTCGCTGA
- a CDS encoding cold-shock protein, producing the protein MAKGKVDFFNDTGGYGFISTDDADDDVFFHMEDVGGPDLEEGQEIEFDIEQAPKGPRATNVTRL; encoded by the coding sequence ATGGCGAAAGGTAAGGTTGATTTCTTCAACGACACTGGCGGTTACGGTTTCATCTCTACTGACGACGCGGACGACGACGTGTTCTTCCACATGGAAGACGTTGGCGGCCCGGACCTCGAAGAGGGTCAGGAAATCGAATTCGACATCGAACAGGCCCCCAAGGGTCCCCGCGCGACGAACGTCACCCGCCTCTAA
- a CDS encoding SRPBCC family protein, with protein sequence MHTVTQRRTIDAPLDDVWAVLDDFGGVANYNPSIERSFITNDVETGEGATRQCDFYGGASIQERITSYEPGVGYDVDFVDVGSFPMKEMRASIRVYEVDAETTDVEMVSRFVPKYGPLGWVMAKLMAESRMERTLAGVLEGLEDHVRTGKPVGQDGVLLDAVAPTSS encoded by the coding sequence ATGCACACCGTAACTCAACGACGGACAATCGATGCACCGCTAGACGACGTCTGGGCCGTCCTCGACGATTTTGGCGGCGTCGCGAACTACAACCCCAGCATCGAGCGGTCGTTCATCACGAACGACGTCGAGACTGGTGAGGGCGCGACCCGCCAGTGTGACTTCTACGGCGGAGCGTCGATTCAGGAACGAATCACCTCGTACGAGCCGGGAGTCGGCTACGACGTCGACTTCGTCGACGTTGGTTCGTTCCCGATGAAAGAGATGCGCGCGTCGATTCGTGTGTACGAAGTCGACGCAGAGACGACCGACGTGGAGATGGTCTCACGGTTCGTCCCCAAATACGGGCCGCTCGGATGGGTCATGGCGAAACTGATGGCCGAGTCGCGAATGGAACGGACGCTCGCAGGCGTTCTCGAAGGGCTCGAAGACCACGTTCGGACTGGAAAACCCGTCGGCCAAGACGGCGTGTTACTCGACGCGGTGGCACCGACCAGCTCCTGA
- a CDS encoding pyridoxamine 5'-phosphate oxidase family protein → MSLDQQTNLSADDISEVLARHETGVLSLAKGDEPYAIPISYGYDPEGGQFYLRLVSTPESEKRQFLTSSPRARLVVHEANGEIYRSVIAEGNLERVDPSEMTVERIVQYGKAKRPLFEIWGETKRDLDIQLYELAPERLGGREVRIDEDEE, encoded by the coding sequence ATGTCTCTGGACCAACAGACCAACCTCTCGGCGGATGATATTAGTGAGGTACTGGCTCGCCACGAGACGGGAGTGCTGTCGCTCGCGAAAGGAGACGAACCCTACGCTATCCCCATCTCCTACGGCTACGACCCCGAAGGTGGCCAGTTCTACCTTCGACTCGTTTCGACGCCCGAAAGCGAAAAACGCCAGTTCCTCACGTCCTCGCCGCGCGCTCGACTCGTCGTCCACGAAGCGAACGGTGAAATCTACCGAAGCGTCATCGCCGAGGGCAACCTCGAACGAGTCGACCCGAGCGAGATGACGGTCGAACGCATCGTCCAGTACGGCAAGGCGAAGCGCCCGCTGTTCGAGATTTGGGGCGAGACGAAGCGTGACCTCGACATCCAACTCTACGAACTCGCCCCGGAGCGTCTGGGTGGCCGAGAGGTCCGCATCGACGAGGACGAGGAATGA